A region of Ictidomys tridecemlineatus isolate mIctTri1 chromosome 4, mIctTri1.hap1, whole genome shotgun sequence DNA encodes the following proteins:
- the LOC101974187 gene encoding solute carrier family 28 member 3 isoform X6, producing MEDDQNTHQKGYLERKYDTVYDFYKKHKTTIRYIIWGILLTGYLALVIAACVLNFHRALPLFGITVAAIFFVVWDHLMAKYEHRIDEIISPGKMLLNSHWFWLKWVIWSLLILGIIFWLIFDTAKLGQQQLVSFGGLIMYIILLFIFSKYPTRVYWRLVFWGIGLQFLLGLLILRTKPGFIAFNWLGTQVQIFLDYTDAGARFVFGEKYTDHFFAFKVLPIVIFFSTVMSMLYYMGLMQWIIRKVGWIMLVTMGSSPVESLVAAGNIFVGQTESPLLVRPYLPYITKSELHAIMTAGFATIAGSVLGAYISFGVSSTHLLTASVMSAPASLAVAKLFWPETEKSKITLKNAMKMEIGDSRNLLEAATQGASSSIPLVANITVNLIAFLALLSFMNSALSWFGNMFDYPQLSFELICSYIFMPFSFMMGVDWQDSFMVGRLIGYKTFFNEFVAYEHLSQLINLRKQAGPKFVNGTQQYMSIRSETIATYALCGFANFGSLGIVIGGLTSLAPGRKRDIVAGSVRALIAGTVACFMTACVAGILSGTPEDINCHHILENAFSSSLPGNATTVVSCCQSLLSSSITDKEPRGIIPGGNYNLYFVKSCCKLLNPPNLNCSWIPDTF from the exons GTATTTGGAAAGGAAGTACGATACagtttatgatttttataaaaaacacaaaactacTATTCGATACATCATTTGGGGCATTTTACTGACAG GTTACCTGGCTTTGGTGATTGCAGCCTGTGTGCTGAATTTTCACAGAGCGCTTCCTCTTTTTGGGATCACCGTGGCTGCCATCTTCTTTGTTGTCTGGGATCACTTGATGGCCAAATATGAACATCGAATTGATGAGATCATATCTCCAGGCAAAATGCTGCTGAACAGCCACTGGTTCTGGCTGAAGTG GGTGATTTGGAGCTTATTGATCCTAGGGATCATCTTCTGGCTGATCTTCGACACGGCCAAATTGGGCCAACAGCAGCTGGTGTCCTTTGGTGGACTCATAATGTACATTatccttttgtttatattttctaagtaCCCAACCAGA GTTTACTGGAGACTTGTCTTTTGGGGAATTGGGTTACAATTTCTTCTTGGACTGTTAATTCTAAGGACTAAGCCTGGATTTATTGCTTTCAATTGGTTGGGCACACAAGTTCAA ATTTTTCTGGATTATACTGATGCTGGTGCTAGATTTGTCTTTGGTGAAAAATACACAGACCACTTCTTTGCATTTAAG GTCTTGCCAATTGTGATTTTCTTCAGCACTGTGATGTCCATGTTATACTACATGGGATTGATGCAGTGGATCATCAGAAAG gtCGGATGGATAATGCTTGTTACTATGGGCTCATCTCCTGTTGAGTCTCTAGTTGCTGCTGGCAATATATTTGTTGGACAA ACAGAGTCTCCATTGCTGGTCCGACCATATTTACCATATATCACCAAGTCAGAACTCCATGCCATCATGACTGCTGGCTTCGCTACAATTGCTGGAAGCGTCTTGGGTGCATACATTTCTTTTGGA GTTTCATCCACCCACTTATTAACAGCTTCAGTTATGTCAGCACCTGCATCATTGGCTGTTGCTAAACTATTTTGGCCTGAgacagaaaaatctaaaataaccCTCAAGAATGCCATGAAAATGGAAATTGG TGATTCAAGGAATCTCCTAGAAGCTGCAACACAGGGAGCATCCTCATCTATCCCTCTGGTGGCAAACATCACTGTGAATCTGATTGCCTTCTTGGCCCTGTTGTCTTTTATGAATTCAGCCCTGTCCTGGTTTGGAAACATGTTTGACTACCCACAGCTGAGTTTCGAG CTAATATGCTCCTACATCTTCATGCCCTTTTCCTTCATGATGGGAGTGGACTGGCAAGACAGCTTTATGGTTGGCAGACTCATAGGTTATAAGACATTCTTCAATGAATTTGTGGCTTATGAGCACCTCTCACAATTGATCAATTTGAGGAAACAGGCTGGACCCAAATTTGTGAATGGCACTCAGCAATATATGTCA ATTCGTTCCGAGACAATTGCCACTTATGCCCTCTGTGGGTTTGCCAACTTTGGTTCCCTAGGAATAGTGATCGGTGGACTCA CCTCTCTAGCGCCTGGCAGAAAGCGGGACATCGTCGCTGGATCTGTAAGAGCTCTGATCGCAGGGACTGTTGCTTGCTTCATGACAGCCTGCGTCGCAG GCATACTCTCTGGCACCCCCGAGGACATCAACTGCCATCACATTTTAGAGAATGCCTTCAGCTCCAGTTTACCTGGCAACGCAACCACAGTGGTGTCTTGTTGCCAAAGTCTGTTGAGCAG CAGCATTACTGACAAGGAACCTCGTGGGATCATCCCAGGAGGAAACTACAACCTGTACTTTGTGAAGAGCTGCTGCAAATTGTTGAATCCACCAAATCTGAACTGCAGTTGGATCCCTGACACATTTTGA
- the LOC101974187 gene encoding solute carrier family 28 member 3 isoform X5: MKNFLKTRTYPETAQLGVELYKAGNKETPNSSNDFQGEELVNIEQDSLRKEEEEDMEDDQNTHQKGYLERKYDTVYDFYKKHKTTIRYIIWGILLTGYLALVIAACVLNFHRALPLFGITVAAIFFVVWDHLMAKYEHRIDEIISPGKMLLNSHWFWLKWVIWSLLILGIIFWLIFDTAKLGQQQLVSFGGLIMYIILLFIFSKYPTRVYWRLVFWGIGLQFLLGLLILRTKPGFIAFNWLGTQVQIFLDYTDAGARFVFGEKYTDHFFAFKVLPIVIFFSTVMSMLYYMGLMQWIIRKVGWIMLVTMGSSPVESLVAAGNIFVGQTESPLLVRPYLPYITKSELHAIMTAGFATIAGSVLGAYISFGVSSTHLLTASVMSAPASLAVAKLFWPETEKSKITLKNAMKMEIGDSRNLLEAATQGASSSIPLVANITVNLIAFLALLSFMNSALSWFGNMFDYPQLSFELICSYIFMPFSFMMGVDWQDSFMVGRLIGYKTFFNEFVAYEHLSQLINLRKQAGPKFVNGTQQYMSIRSETIATYALCGFANFGSLGIVIGGLTSLAPGRKRDIVAGSVRALIAGTVACFMTACVAGILSGTPEDINCHHILENAFSSSLPGNATTVVSCCQSLLSSSITDKEPRGIIPGGNYNLYFVKSCCKLLNPPNLNCSWIPDTF, encoded by the exons GTATTTGGAAAGGAAGTACGATACagtttatgatttttataaaaaacacaaaactacTATTCGATACATCATTTGGGGCATTTTACTGACAG GTTACCTGGCTTTGGTGATTGCAGCCTGTGTGCTGAATTTTCACAGAGCGCTTCCTCTTTTTGGGATCACCGTGGCTGCCATCTTCTTTGTTGTCTGGGATCACTTGATGGCCAAATATGAACATCGAATTGATGAGATCATATCTCCAGGCAAAATGCTGCTGAACAGCCACTGGTTCTGGCTGAAGTG GGTGATTTGGAGCTTATTGATCCTAGGGATCATCTTCTGGCTGATCTTCGACACGGCCAAATTGGGCCAACAGCAGCTGGTGTCCTTTGGTGGACTCATAATGTACATTatccttttgtttatattttctaagtaCCCAACCAGA GTTTACTGGAGACTTGTCTTTTGGGGAATTGGGTTACAATTTCTTCTTGGACTGTTAATTCTAAGGACTAAGCCTGGATTTATTGCTTTCAATTGGTTGGGCACACAAGTTCAA ATTTTTCTGGATTATACTGATGCTGGTGCTAGATTTGTCTTTGGTGAAAAATACACAGACCACTTCTTTGCATTTAAG GTCTTGCCAATTGTGATTTTCTTCAGCACTGTGATGTCCATGTTATACTACATGGGATTGATGCAGTGGATCATCAGAAAG gtCGGATGGATAATGCTTGTTACTATGGGCTCATCTCCTGTTGAGTCTCTAGTTGCTGCTGGCAATATATTTGTTGGACAA ACAGAGTCTCCATTGCTGGTCCGACCATATTTACCATATATCACCAAGTCAGAACTCCATGCCATCATGACTGCTGGCTTCGCTACAATTGCTGGAAGCGTCTTGGGTGCATACATTTCTTTTGGA GTTTCATCCACCCACTTATTAACAGCTTCAGTTATGTCAGCACCTGCATCATTGGCTGTTGCTAAACTATTTTGGCCTGAgacagaaaaatctaaaataaccCTCAAGAATGCCATGAAAATGGAAATTGG TGATTCAAGGAATCTCCTAGAAGCTGCAACACAGGGAGCATCCTCATCTATCCCTCTGGTGGCAAACATCACTGTGAATCTGATTGCCTTCTTGGCCCTGTTGTCTTTTATGAATTCAGCCCTGTCCTGGTTTGGAAACATGTTTGACTACCCACAGCTGAGTTTCGAG CTAATATGCTCCTACATCTTCATGCCCTTTTCCTTCATGATGGGAGTGGACTGGCAAGACAGCTTTATGGTTGGCAGACTCATAGGTTATAAGACATTCTTCAATGAATTTGTGGCTTATGAGCACCTCTCACAATTGATCAATTTGAGGAAACAGGCTGGACCCAAATTTGTGAATGGCACTCAGCAATATATGTCA ATTCGTTCCGAGACAATTGCCACTTATGCCCTCTGTGGGTTTGCCAACTTTGGTTCCCTAGGAATAGTGATCGGTGGACTCA CCTCTCTAGCGCCTGGCAGAAAGCGGGACATCGTCGCTGGATCTGTAAGAGCTCTGATCGCAGGGACTGTTGCTTGCTTCATGACAGCCTGCGTCGCAG GCATACTCTCTGGCACCCCCGAGGACATCAACTGCCATCACATTTTAGAGAATGCCTTCAGCTCCAGTTTACCTGGCAACGCAACCACAGTGGTGTCTTGTTGCCAAAGTCTGTTGAGCAG CAGCATTACTGACAAGGAACCTCGTGGGATCATCCCAGGAGGAAACTACAACCTGTACTTTGTGAAGAGCTGCTGCAAATTGTTGAATCCACCAAATCTGAACTGCAGTTGGATCCCTGACACATTTTGA